The following DNA comes from Apus apus isolate bApuApu2 unplaced genomic scaffold, bApuApu2.pri.cur manual_scaffold_52_ctg1, whole genome shotgun sequence.
TGCACCCCCCTGCACCCCATTACACAGCCCTTCACCCTCTGTGCCCTATTACACCCCCTGTACCCCATTACACAGCCCCCCTGTATCTCTCTGCCCTCCCCTGTGCCCTATTACACCCCCTCAcacccccctgcacccccccagacccccccccACCGATGCCATCTCCCCGGTACTGCTCGGAGGTGGGGGTGGAGATGGCGTAGCCGTTGTTGCGGCAGAAGAAGATGATGGGGCACTCCAGGGTGGCAGCGAAGTTGAAGCCGGCGTGAGCGTCCCCCTCGCTGgccgccccctccccaaaaTAGCAGATCACCGCCCGGTTGGCGTCCGCGCGTTTGATGGCGTAGGCTGCGCCCACGGCTGTGACAAGGGACGTGGGGAGGGGTCAGGGAGGGTGTGGGGACATGGGGGGAcacagggggctgggggaggctgcGGGCACCTTGTGGGATCTGCGTGGCCAGGGGGGAGGAGATGGTGACGAAGTGTCGGTCGCGGCAGCCGTAGTGGACGGGCATCTGCCGGCCCTTGCCGGGGTCGCTGGAGTTGCCGTAGCACTGCGCCATGAAGAGGTCCAGGGGGTAACCCCGGTACATCAGCACACCTGCAAACGGGGGGGGGTGGGACACACGGACAGGGGAACAGCCCCCCTCTAGCCCCGGTCCCCCCAGGGGGGTCACCAGCCCTTTACCCGCCTCCCGGTACTGCCCGAAGACCAGGTCGGTGTCGTCCAGTGCGGCCGCGCTGCCCACGTGTGTCCCCTCTTCCCCGTAGTTTGTCATGTAGAAGGAGATACGGCCCTGGGGGGCACAGGGGGGTTTTGGTGAGGTCTCTGCTCTCAGGGTGTCCCCCCTTGTCGTCCCCCCCCGTGTCCCTACCTGCCGCTGGGACTCATAGAGAATGCGGTCCATGGTGTTGAGGAGCGTCATGGTCTTGTAGAGCTTCAGCACCAGCTCCTTGGGCAGCTGTGGGGGCCCAGGGGGAGGTTTGGGGGCCCCTCAGGTAGTGGGGtgtcccctgctccccctccccagacATTGTGTCACTGCTGTGGATGGGGGGAGGGAATGTGTGCCTGGAGGGGGAAAGTCTGGGGTCCCATGTACATGGAAAGGACATGTTTGGGATGTCATATGTGTGGATATCACGTTTGGGGGACATGTTTGGGGTGTCATGTGCCCAGACACTACACATTGGGGTGTCCCCCCCCCGCCAGACATTGCGTGTTGGGGGTCCCATGTACAGGTGCCCCCTTCTGGCCTGTCCCGGGGCTGACCTGGGGGTCCTCGGCGGGGTTGACAATGTGTCCCTGCCGGTCCATGACACGGTACACGGGGATCCCCGAGATGACGTTGGGCTGGATGAATTCCAGCCGGTCGGCAAACTCGGCTGAGGCGCCAGGGAACTGCGGCTTCTCCTCTGGTGAGGGGAATtcctggggatggggacagcagGGTGTCCCCTCCTGTGTCACCCCCACCCTGGCGCAGCCCTGTCCCGCTCCCAAAAACCCCCCCAAATGGGGCCCCCGGGCACCTCCTCCTGTCCCACCCCCCGCGGGGCCAATGGCTGGAGAGCATGAGTGAGGAAAGTGGACACGGAGACATGGGGGACTGGACGGGGGGAGAAGAACGAGACTGGGGGACACGGGGATGTGGGGACACAGAGATGGGGTGGGGGGATGTGGGGACACAGGGACGGGACAGGGGAACGCGGGGACACAGGGGCACAGAGATGGGGTGTAGGGGGATATGGGGACATAGAAGAGTGACATGGGAGCCCTGGGAACATGGATGCGGGGAGAATGGGGGCACTGGGACATGCAAATAGGGGGACATGCAAATAGGGGGGACAGGGGGGCACGGGGATGGGCTGGGGGGGTCACGGAAACGTGGCGGGGCGGGGAGACACAGGGATGGGTTGTGGAGACGTGGGAATGCGGGGACACGGGGCCAGGACGCGGGTCCCCAGGATGGGCGGGGGGCTCCCGGGGCCAGGCCCAGGGGCGGTGACAGGCTGGGGAACGGCCGCCCCCTGCTCCCGGTGCCCTCCCCGGCCCCACTCACGGCGGTGCTGAGGCGtcgggccgggctgggccccGGGGTCCGCGGGAGCCGCCACCGGAGCCCCCCGCGCAGCGCCCGCAGCGCCGCCATGGCCGCCATCTTGTGGGGGCGTGGCCGGGGGCGGGTTCCGCCCTAGGGGGCGTGGCCTGGAAGGGGAATTCAACTCGAAGGGGCGTGACCGGGGCGGGGTTTCGCGCGCAAGGGGCGGGGCTTCACGCAACGGGGCGCGGCCAAAAGCGAAGCGAGACGCGACCCGCGCCCCGGAAGCGGAAGTGGCGGCCATGGCggcgggggaggagggggagaggatggcggggggcggcgggtgCTGCTTGCGGCCCTTCTCCTGcgagcaggggc
Coding sequences within:
- the BCKDHA gene encoding 2-oxoisovalerate dehydrogenase subunit alpha, mitochondrial, encoding MAAMAALRALRGGLRWRLPRTPGPSPARRLSTAEFPSPEEKPQFPGASAEFADRLEFIQPNVISGIPVYRVMDRQGHIVNPAEDPQLPKELVLKLYKTMTLLNTMDRILYESQRQGRISFYMTNYGEEGTHVGSAAALDDTDLVFGQYREAGVLMYRGYPLDLFMAQCYGNSSDPGKGRQMPVHYGCRDRHFVTISSPLATQIPQAVGAAYAIKRADANRAVICYFGEGAASEGDAHAGFNFAATLECPIIFFCRNNGYAISTPTSEQYRGDGIAARGPGYGLMSIRVDGNDVFAVYNATREARRRAVAENQPFLIEAMTYRIGHHSTSDDSSAYRSVDEVNYWDKQDHPISRLRHYMVNREWWDEEQEKGWRKSSRKMVMEAFEQAERKPKPNPQLLFSDVYREMPPHLRRQRAALERHLQHYGEHYPLEHFEK